Proteins from one Coturnix japonica isolate 7356 chromosome 5, Coturnix japonica 2.1, whole genome shotgun sequence genomic window:
- the KLC1 gene encoding kinesin light chain 1 isoform X5: MYENMSTMVYLKEEKLEKLTQDEIIAKTKQVINGLEALKNEHNSILQSLLETLKCLKKDDETNLVEEKSNMIRKSLEMLELGLSEAQVMMALSNHLNAVESEKQKLRAQVRRLCQENQWLRDELANTQQKLQKSEQSVAQLEEEKKHLEFMNQLKKYDDDISPSEDKDTDSTKEPLDDLFPNDEDDQGQGIQQQHSSAAAAAQQGGYEIPARLRTLHNLVIQYASQGRYEVAVPLCKQALEDLEKTSGHDHPDVATMLNILALVYRDQNKYKDAANLLNDALAIREKTLGKDHPAVAATLNNLAVLYGKRGKYKEAEPLCKRALEIREKVLGKDHPDVAKQLNNLALLCQNQGKYEEVEYYYQRALEIYQTKLGPDDPNVAKTKNNLASCYLKQGKFKQAETLYKEILTRAHEREFGSVDDENKPIWMHAEEREECKGKQKDGTSFGEYGGWYKACKVDSPTVTTTLKNLGALYRRQGKFEAAETLEEAAMRSRKQGLDNVHKQRVAEVLNDPESIEKRRSRESLNVDVVKYESGPDGGEEA, from the exons ATGTATGAAAACATGTCCACAATGGTGTATCTAAAGGAAGAGAAGTTGGAGAAGCTCACTCAAGATGAAATCATTGCCAAAACTAAGCAAGTGATTAATGGACTAGAGGCACTGAAGAATGAACACAACTCGATTTTACAGAGCTTActtgaaacactgaaatgtttgaaGAAAGATGATGAAACTAATCTGGTTGAAGAGAAATCAAACATGATTCGAAAGTCACTGGAGATGCTGGAACTCGGCCTTAGTGAAGCACAG GTAATGATGGCCTTGTCAAATCACTTAAATGCAGTGGAATCAGAGAAGCAAAAACTGCGTGCTCAGGTTCGCCGACTGTGCCAGGAAAATCAGTGGCTACGGGATGAACTGGCCAATACACAACAGAAACTACAGAAAAGTGAGCAATCCGTGGCTcaactggaggaagaaaagaagcatctaGAATTCATgaatcagttaaaaaaatatgacGATGATATTTCACCATCA GAGGATAAAGATACAGATTCCACCAAAGAGCCTTTGGATGACTTATTTCCCAATGATGAAGATGACCAAGGACAGGGAA TTCAACAGCAGCatagcagtgcagcagctgctgcccagcaagGAGGCTATGAGATTCCTGCAAGATTAAGGACCCTTCATAACCTTGTTATTCAGTATGCATCCCAAGGTAGATACGAGGTTGCTGTACCTCTTTGTAAACAAGCTCTTGAAGATCTGGAGAAGACTTCGGGTCACGACCATCCTGATGTTGCCACTATGTTGAACATACTTGCTTTGGTGTACAG agaCCAGAACAAATACAAAGACGCAGCAAATCTCCTGAATGATGCCTTGGCTATCCGTGAAAAGACTTTGGGCAAAGATCATCCAGCG GTGGCAGCAACTCTAAACAACCTTGCAGTTCTTTATGGTAAACGGGGAAAGTACAAAGAAGCTGAACCTTTGTGTAAGCGAGCTCTGGAAATCAGAGAAAAG gtcCTGGGGAAAGATCACCCTGATGTTGCCAAACAGTTAAATAACTTGGCTTTACTATGCCAGAACCAGGGTAAATATGAGGAGGTAGAATATTACTATCAGAGAGCACTGGAAATTTACCAAACTAAGCTGGGACCAGATGATCCAAAtgttgcaaaaacaaagaataacCTG GCATCCTGCTATCTAAAACAGGGCAAATTTAAGCAAGCGGAAACTTTGTACAAAGAGATTCTTACTCGTGCTCATGAACGGGAATTCGGCTCTGTAGATG ATGAAAATAAGCCTATTTGGATGCATGCggaagagagggaagagtgCAAA ggaaagcaaaaagatgGCACATCTTTTGGAGAATATGGTGGCTGGTACAAAGCTTGCAAAGTCGACAG tccaACAGTAACAACTACCTTAAAGAACCTTGGGGCACTTTACAGACGACAAGGCAAATTTGAAGCTGCTGAAACATTAGAAGAGGCAGCAATGAGATCTCGTAAACAG GGTCTTGACAATGTTCATAAACAGAGAGTTGCTGAAGTGCTCAATGACCCTGAGAGCATAGAAAAAAGGCGAAGCCGAGAAAGTCTCAATGTTGATGTGGTAAAATACGAGAGTGGTCCCGATGGAGGCGAGGAA GCCTAG
- the KLC1 gene encoding kinesin light chain 1 isoform X6 codes for MYENMSTMVYLKEEKLEKLTQDEIIAKTKQVINGLEALKNEHNSILQSLLETLKCLKKDDETNLVEEKSNMIRKSLEMLELGLSEAQVMMALSNHLNAVESEKQKLRAQVRRLCQENQWLRDELANTQQKLQKSEQSVAQLEEEKKHLEFMNQLKKYDDDISPSEDKDTDSTKEPLDDLFPNDEDDQGQGIQQQHSSAAAAAQQGGYEIPARLRTLHNLVIQYASQGRYEVAVPLCKQALEDLEKTSGHDHPDVATMLNILALVYRDQNKYKDAANLLNDALAIREKTLGKDHPAVAATLNNLAVLYGKRGKYKEAEPLCKRALEIREKVLGKDHPDVAKQLNNLALLCQNQGKYEEVEYYYQRALEIYQTKLGPDDPNVAKTKNNLASCYLKQGKFKQAETLYKEILTRAHEREFGSVDDENKPIWMHAEEREECKGKQKDGTSFGEYGGWYKACKVDSPTVTTTLKNLGALYRRQGKFEAAETLEEAAMRSRKQGLDNVHKQRVAEVLNDPESIEKRRSRESLNVDVVKYESGPDGGEEVSMSVEWNGDGTGSLKRSGSFSKLRASIRRSSEKLVRKLKGGSSRDSEPKNPGMKRASSLNVLNMGGKAAEDHFQERNNCLTDSRALSVSQTDLAH; via the exons ATGTATGAAAACATGTCCACAATGGTGTATCTAAAGGAAGAGAAGTTGGAGAAGCTCACTCAAGATGAAATCATTGCCAAAACTAAGCAAGTGATTAATGGACTAGAGGCACTGAAGAATGAACACAACTCGATTTTACAGAGCTTActtgaaacactgaaatgtttgaaGAAAGATGATGAAACTAATCTGGTTGAAGAGAAATCAAACATGATTCGAAAGTCACTGGAGATGCTGGAACTCGGCCTTAGTGAAGCACAG GTAATGATGGCCTTGTCAAATCACTTAAATGCAGTGGAATCAGAGAAGCAAAAACTGCGTGCTCAGGTTCGCCGACTGTGCCAGGAAAATCAGTGGCTACGGGATGAACTGGCCAATACACAACAGAAACTACAGAAAAGTGAGCAATCCGTGGCTcaactggaggaagaaaagaagcatctaGAATTCATgaatcagttaaaaaaatatgacGATGATATTTCACCATCA GAGGATAAAGATACAGATTCCACCAAAGAGCCTTTGGATGACTTATTTCCCAATGATGAAGATGACCAAGGACAGGGAA TTCAACAGCAGCatagcagtgcagcagctgctgcccagcaagGAGGCTATGAGATTCCTGCAAGATTAAGGACCCTTCATAACCTTGTTATTCAGTATGCATCCCAAGGTAGATACGAGGTTGCTGTACCTCTTTGTAAACAAGCTCTTGAAGATCTGGAGAAGACTTCGGGTCACGACCATCCTGATGTTGCCACTATGTTGAACATACTTGCTTTGGTGTACAG agaCCAGAACAAATACAAAGACGCAGCAAATCTCCTGAATGATGCCTTGGCTATCCGTGAAAAGACTTTGGGCAAAGATCATCCAGCG GTGGCAGCAACTCTAAACAACCTTGCAGTTCTTTATGGTAAACGGGGAAAGTACAAAGAAGCTGAACCTTTGTGTAAGCGAGCTCTGGAAATCAGAGAAAAG gtcCTGGGGAAAGATCACCCTGATGTTGCCAAACAGTTAAATAACTTGGCTTTACTATGCCAGAACCAGGGTAAATATGAGGAGGTAGAATATTACTATCAGAGAGCACTGGAAATTTACCAAACTAAGCTGGGACCAGATGATCCAAAtgttgcaaaaacaaagaataacCTG GCATCCTGCTATCTAAAACAGGGCAAATTTAAGCAAGCGGAAACTTTGTACAAAGAGATTCTTACTCGTGCTCATGAACGGGAATTCGGCTCTGTAGATG ATGAAAATAAGCCTATTTGGATGCATGCggaagagagggaagagtgCAAA ggaaagcaaaaagatgGCACATCTTTTGGAGAATATGGTGGCTGGTACAAAGCTTGCAAAGTCGACAG tccaACAGTAACAACTACCTTAAAGAACCTTGGGGCACTTTACAGACGACAAGGCAAATTTGAAGCTGCTGAAACATTAGAAGAGGCAGCAATGAGATCTCGTAAACAG GGTCTTGACAATGTTCATAAACAGAGAGTTGCTGAAGTGCTCAATGACCCTGAGAGCATAGAAAAAAGGCGAAGCCGAGAAAGTCTCAATGTTGATGTGGTAAAATACGAGAGTGGTCCCGATGGAGGCGAGGAAGTGAGTATGAGCGTAGAATGGAATGGG GATGGCACTGGATCTTTAAAACGCAGTGGTTCCTTTAGCAAACTTCGAGCTTCCATTAGACGCAGCAGCGAGAAGCTGGTTAGAAAGCTGAAGGGAGGAAGTTCACGAGACAGTGAACCCAAGAATCCAGG CATGAAGCGTGCCAGTTCTCTGAATGTTCTTAACATGGGTGGCAAGGCTGCTGAAGATCACTTTCAA
- the KLC1 gene encoding kinesin light chain 1 isoform X2 codes for MYENMSTMVYLKEEKLEKLTQDEIIAKTKQVINGLEALKNEHNSILQSLLETLKCLKKDDETNLVEEKSNMIRKSLEMLELGLSEAQVMMALSNHLNAVESEKQKLRAQVRRLCQENQWLRDELANTQQKLQKSEQSVAQLEEEKKHLEFMNQLKKYDDDISPSEDKDTDSTKEPLDDLFPNDEDDQGQGIQQQHSSAAAAAQQGGYEIPARLRTLHNLVIQYASQGRYEVAVPLCKQALEDLEKTSGHDHPDVATMLNILALVYRDQNKYKDAANLLNDALAIREKTLGKDHPAVAATLNNLAVLYGKRGKYKEAEPLCKRALEIREKVLGKDHPDVAKQLNNLALLCQNQGKYEEVEYYYQRALEIYQTKLGPDDPNVAKTKNNLASCYLKQGKFKQAETLYKEILTRAHEREFGSVDDENKPIWMHAEEREECKGKQKDGTSFGEYGGWYKACKVDSPTVTTTLKNLGALYRRQGKFEAAETLEEAAMRSRKQGLDNVHKQRVAEVLNDPESIEKRRSRESLNVDVVKYESGPDGGEEVSMSVEWNGDGTGSLKRSGSFSKLRASIRRSSEKLVRKLKGGSSRDSEPKNPGNEIIV; via the exons ATGTATGAAAACATGTCCACAATGGTGTATCTAAAGGAAGAGAAGTTGGAGAAGCTCACTCAAGATGAAATCATTGCCAAAACTAAGCAAGTGATTAATGGACTAGAGGCACTGAAGAATGAACACAACTCGATTTTACAGAGCTTActtgaaacactgaaatgtttgaaGAAAGATGATGAAACTAATCTGGTTGAAGAGAAATCAAACATGATTCGAAAGTCACTGGAGATGCTGGAACTCGGCCTTAGTGAAGCACAG GTAATGATGGCCTTGTCAAATCACTTAAATGCAGTGGAATCAGAGAAGCAAAAACTGCGTGCTCAGGTTCGCCGACTGTGCCAGGAAAATCAGTGGCTACGGGATGAACTGGCCAATACACAACAGAAACTACAGAAAAGTGAGCAATCCGTGGCTcaactggaggaagaaaagaagcatctaGAATTCATgaatcagttaaaaaaatatgacGATGATATTTCACCATCA GAGGATAAAGATACAGATTCCACCAAAGAGCCTTTGGATGACTTATTTCCCAATGATGAAGATGACCAAGGACAGGGAA TTCAACAGCAGCatagcagtgcagcagctgctgcccagcaagGAGGCTATGAGATTCCTGCAAGATTAAGGACCCTTCATAACCTTGTTATTCAGTATGCATCCCAAGGTAGATACGAGGTTGCTGTACCTCTTTGTAAACAAGCTCTTGAAGATCTGGAGAAGACTTCGGGTCACGACCATCCTGATGTTGCCACTATGTTGAACATACTTGCTTTGGTGTACAG agaCCAGAACAAATACAAAGACGCAGCAAATCTCCTGAATGATGCCTTGGCTATCCGTGAAAAGACTTTGGGCAAAGATCATCCAGCG GTGGCAGCAACTCTAAACAACCTTGCAGTTCTTTATGGTAAACGGGGAAAGTACAAAGAAGCTGAACCTTTGTGTAAGCGAGCTCTGGAAATCAGAGAAAAG gtcCTGGGGAAAGATCACCCTGATGTTGCCAAACAGTTAAATAACTTGGCTTTACTATGCCAGAACCAGGGTAAATATGAGGAGGTAGAATATTACTATCAGAGAGCACTGGAAATTTACCAAACTAAGCTGGGACCAGATGATCCAAAtgttgcaaaaacaaagaataacCTG GCATCCTGCTATCTAAAACAGGGCAAATTTAAGCAAGCGGAAACTTTGTACAAAGAGATTCTTACTCGTGCTCATGAACGGGAATTCGGCTCTGTAGATG ATGAAAATAAGCCTATTTGGATGCATGCggaagagagggaagagtgCAAA ggaaagcaaaaagatgGCACATCTTTTGGAGAATATGGTGGCTGGTACAAAGCTTGCAAAGTCGACAG tccaACAGTAACAACTACCTTAAAGAACCTTGGGGCACTTTACAGACGACAAGGCAAATTTGAAGCTGCTGAAACATTAGAAGAGGCAGCAATGAGATCTCGTAAACAG GGTCTTGACAATGTTCATAAACAGAGAGTTGCTGAAGTGCTCAATGACCCTGAGAGCATAGAAAAAAGGCGAAGCCGAGAAAGTCTCAATGTTGATGTGGTAAAATACGAGAGTGGTCCCGATGGAGGCGAGGAAGTGAGTATGAGCGTAGAATGGAATGGG GATGGCACTGGATCTTTAAAACGCAGTGGTTCCTTTAGCAAACTTCGAGCTTCCATTAGACGCAGCAGCGAGAAGCTGGTTAGAAAGCTGAAGGGAGGAAGTTCACGAGACAGTGAACCCAAGAATCCAGG
- the KLC1 gene encoding kinesin light chain 1 isoform X3, whose product MYENMSTMVYLKEEKLEKLTQDEIIAKTKQVINGLEALKNEHNSILQSLLETLKCLKKDDETNLVEEKSNMIRKSLEMLELGLSEAQVMMALSNHLNAVESEKQKLRAQVRRLCQENQWLRDELANTQQKLQKSEQSVAQLEEEKKHLEFMNQLKKYDDDISPSEDKDTDSTKEPLDDLFPNDEDDQGQGIQQQHSSAAAAAQQGGYEIPARLRTLHNLVIQYASQGRYEVAVPLCKQALEDLEKTSGHDHPDVATMLNILALVYRDQNKYKDAANLLNDALAIREKTLGKDHPAVAATLNNLAVLYGKRGKYKEAEPLCKRALEIREKVLGKDHPDVAKQLNNLALLCQNQGKYEEVEYYYQRALEIYQTKLGPDDPNVAKTKNNLASCYLKQGKFKQAETLYKEILTRAHEREFGSVDDENKPIWMHAEEREECKGKQKDGTSFGEYGGWYKACKVDSPTVTTTLKNLGALYRRQGKFEAAETLEEAAMRSRKQGLDNVHKQRVAEVLNDPESIEKRRSRESLNVDVVKYESGPDGGEEDGTGSLKRSGSFSKLRASIRRSSEKLVRKLKGGSSRDSEPKNPGNEIIV is encoded by the exons ATGTATGAAAACATGTCCACAATGGTGTATCTAAAGGAAGAGAAGTTGGAGAAGCTCACTCAAGATGAAATCATTGCCAAAACTAAGCAAGTGATTAATGGACTAGAGGCACTGAAGAATGAACACAACTCGATTTTACAGAGCTTActtgaaacactgaaatgtttgaaGAAAGATGATGAAACTAATCTGGTTGAAGAGAAATCAAACATGATTCGAAAGTCACTGGAGATGCTGGAACTCGGCCTTAGTGAAGCACAG GTAATGATGGCCTTGTCAAATCACTTAAATGCAGTGGAATCAGAGAAGCAAAAACTGCGTGCTCAGGTTCGCCGACTGTGCCAGGAAAATCAGTGGCTACGGGATGAACTGGCCAATACACAACAGAAACTACAGAAAAGTGAGCAATCCGTGGCTcaactggaggaagaaaagaagcatctaGAATTCATgaatcagttaaaaaaatatgacGATGATATTTCACCATCA GAGGATAAAGATACAGATTCCACCAAAGAGCCTTTGGATGACTTATTTCCCAATGATGAAGATGACCAAGGACAGGGAA TTCAACAGCAGCatagcagtgcagcagctgctgcccagcaagGAGGCTATGAGATTCCTGCAAGATTAAGGACCCTTCATAACCTTGTTATTCAGTATGCATCCCAAGGTAGATACGAGGTTGCTGTACCTCTTTGTAAACAAGCTCTTGAAGATCTGGAGAAGACTTCGGGTCACGACCATCCTGATGTTGCCACTATGTTGAACATACTTGCTTTGGTGTACAG agaCCAGAACAAATACAAAGACGCAGCAAATCTCCTGAATGATGCCTTGGCTATCCGTGAAAAGACTTTGGGCAAAGATCATCCAGCG GTGGCAGCAACTCTAAACAACCTTGCAGTTCTTTATGGTAAACGGGGAAAGTACAAAGAAGCTGAACCTTTGTGTAAGCGAGCTCTGGAAATCAGAGAAAAG gtcCTGGGGAAAGATCACCCTGATGTTGCCAAACAGTTAAATAACTTGGCTTTACTATGCCAGAACCAGGGTAAATATGAGGAGGTAGAATATTACTATCAGAGAGCACTGGAAATTTACCAAACTAAGCTGGGACCAGATGATCCAAAtgttgcaaaaacaaagaataacCTG GCATCCTGCTATCTAAAACAGGGCAAATTTAAGCAAGCGGAAACTTTGTACAAAGAGATTCTTACTCGTGCTCATGAACGGGAATTCGGCTCTGTAGATG ATGAAAATAAGCCTATTTGGATGCATGCggaagagagggaagagtgCAAA ggaaagcaaaaagatgGCACATCTTTTGGAGAATATGGTGGCTGGTACAAAGCTTGCAAAGTCGACAG tccaACAGTAACAACTACCTTAAAGAACCTTGGGGCACTTTACAGACGACAAGGCAAATTTGAAGCTGCTGAAACATTAGAAGAGGCAGCAATGAGATCTCGTAAACAG GGTCTTGACAATGTTCATAAACAGAGAGTTGCTGAAGTGCTCAATGACCCTGAGAGCATAGAAAAAAGGCGAAGCCGAGAAAGTCTCAATGTTGATGTGGTAAAATACGAGAGTGGTCCCGATGGAGGCGAGGAA GATGGCACTGGATCTTTAAAACGCAGTGGTTCCTTTAGCAAACTTCGAGCTTCCATTAGACGCAGCAGCGAGAAGCTGGTTAGAAAGCTGAAGGGAGGAAGTTCACGAGACAGTGAACCCAAGAATCCAGG
- the KLC1 gene encoding kinesin light chain 1 isoform X4: MYENMSTMVYLKEEKLEKLTQDEIIAKTKQVINGLEALKNEHNSILQSLLETLKCLKKDDETNLVEEKSNMIRKSLEMLELGLSEAQVMMALSNHLNAVESEKQKLRAQVRRLCQENQWLRDELANTQQKLQKSEQSVAQLEEEKKHLEFMNQLKKYDDDISPSEDKDTDSTKEPLDDLFPNDEDDQGQGIQQQHSSAAAAAQQGGYEIPARLRTLHNLVIQYASQGRYEVAVPLCKQALEDLEKTSGHDHPDVATMLNILALVYRDQNKYKDAANLLNDALAIREKTLGKDHPAVAATLNNLAVLYGKRGKYKEAEPLCKRALEIREKVLGKDHPDVAKQLNNLALLCQNQGKYEEVEYYYQRALEIYQTKLGPDDPNVAKTKNNLASCYLKQGKFKQAETLYKEILTRAHEREFGSVDDENKPIWMHAEEREECKGKQKDGTSFGEYGGWYKACKVDSPTVTTTLKNLGALYRRQGKFEAAETLEEAAMRSRKQGLDNVHKQRVAEVLNDPESIEKRRSRESLNVDVVKYESGPDGGEEVSMSVEWNGA; the protein is encoded by the exons ATGTATGAAAACATGTCCACAATGGTGTATCTAAAGGAAGAGAAGTTGGAGAAGCTCACTCAAGATGAAATCATTGCCAAAACTAAGCAAGTGATTAATGGACTAGAGGCACTGAAGAATGAACACAACTCGATTTTACAGAGCTTActtgaaacactgaaatgtttgaaGAAAGATGATGAAACTAATCTGGTTGAAGAGAAATCAAACATGATTCGAAAGTCACTGGAGATGCTGGAACTCGGCCTTAGTGAAGCACAG GTAATGATGGCCTTGTCAAATCACTTAAATGCAGTGGAATCAGAGAAGCAAAAACTGCGTGCTCAGGTTCGCCGACTGTGCCAGGAAAATCAGTGGCTACGGGATGAACTGGCCAATACACAACAGAAACTACAGAAAAGTGAGCAATCCGTGGCTcaactggaggaagaaaagaagcatctaGAATTCATgaatcagttaaaaaaatatgacGATGATATTTCACCATCA GAGGATAAAGATACAGATTCCACCAAAGAGCCTTTGGATGACTTATTTCCCAATGATGAAGATGACCAAGGACAGGGAA TTCAACAGCAGCatagcagtgcagcagctgctgcccagcaagGAGGCTATGAGATTCCTGCAAGATTAAGGACCCTTCATAACCTTGTTATTCAGTATGCATCCCAAGGTAGATACGAGGTTGCTGTACCTCTTTGTAAACAAGCTCTTGAAGATCTGGAGAAGACTTCGGGTCACGACCATCCTGATGTTGCCACTATGTTGAACATACTTGCTTTGGTGTACAG agaCCAGAACAAATACAAAGACGCAGCAAATCTCCTGAATGATGCCTTGGCTATCCGTGAAAAGACTTTGGGCAAAGATCATCCAGCG GTGGCAGCAACTCTAAACAACCTTGCAGTTCTTTATGGTAAACGGGGAAAGTACAAAGAAGCTGAACCTTTGTGTAAGCGAGCTCTGGAAATCAGAGAAAAG gtcCTGGGGAAAGATCACCCTGATGTTGCCAAACAGTTAAATAACTTGGCTTTACTATGCCAGAACCAGGGTAAATATGAGGAGGTAGAATATTACTATCAGAGAGCACTGGAAATTTACCAAACTAAGCTGGGACCAGATGATCCAAAtgttgcaaaaacaaagaataacCTG GCATCCTGCTATCTAAAACAGGGCAAATTTAAGCAAGCGGAAACTTTGTACAAAGAGATTCTTACTCGTGCTCATGAACGGGAATTCGGCTCTGTAGATG ATGAAAATAAGCCTATTTGGATGCATGCggaagagagggaagagtgCAAA ggaaagcaaaaagatgGCACATCTTTTGGAGAATATGGTGGCTGGTACAAAGCTTGCAAAGTCGACAG tccaACAGTAACAACTACCTTAAAGAACCTTGGGGCACTTTACAGACGACAAGGCAAATTTGAAGCTGCTGAAACATTAGAAGAGGCAGCAATGAGATCTCGTAAACAG GGTCTTGACAATGTTCATAAACAGAGAGTTGCTGAAGTGCTCAATGACCCTGAGAGCATAGAAAAAAGGCGAAGCCGAGAAAGTCTCAATGTTGATGTGGTAAAATACGAGAGTGGTCCCGATGGAGGCGAGGAAGTGAGTATGAGCGTAGAATGGAATGGG GCCTAG
- the KLC1 gene encoding kinesin light chain 1 isoform X1 yields the protein MYENMSTMVYLKEEKLEKLTQDEIIAKTKQVINGLEALKNEHNSILQSLLETLKCLKKDDETNLVEEKSNMIRKSLEMLELGLSEAQVMMALSNHLNAVESEKQKLRAQVRRLCQENQWLRDELANTQQKLQKSEQSVAQLEEEKKHLEFMNQLKKYDDDISPSEDKDTDSTKEPLDDLFPNDEDDQGQGIQQQHSSAAAAAQQGGYEIPARLRTLHNLVIQYASQGRYEVAVPLCKQALEDLEKTSGHDHPDVATMLNILALVYRDQNKYKDAANLLNDALAIREKTLGKDHPAVAATLNNLAVLYGKRGKYKEAEPLCKRALEIREKVLGKDHPDVAKQLNNLALLCQNQGKYEEVEYYYQRALEIYQTKLGPDDPNVAKTKNNLASCYLKQGKFKQAETLYKEILTRAHEREFGSVDDENKPIWMHAEEREECKGKQKDGTSFGEYGGWYKACKVDSPTVTTTLKNLGALYRRQGKFEAAETLEEAAMRSRKQGLDNVHKQRVAEVLNDPESIEKRRSRESLNVDVVKYESGPDGGEEDGTGSLKRSGSFSKLRASIRRSSEKLVRKLKGGSSRDSEPKNPGMKRASSLNVLNMGGKAAEDHFQERNNCLTDSRALSVSQTDLAH from the exons ATGTATGAAAACATGTCCACAATGGTGTATCTAAAGGAAGAGAAGTTGGAGAAGCTCACTCAAGATGAAATCATTGCCAAAACTAAGCAAGTGATTAATGGACTAGAGGCACTGAAGAATGAACACAACTCGATTTTACAGAGCTTActtgaaacactgaaatgtttgaaGAAAGATGATGAAACTAATCTGGTTGAAGAGAAATCAAACATGATTCGAAAGTCACTGGAGATGCTGGAACTCGGCCTTAGTGAAGCACAG GTAATGATGGCCTTGTCAAATCACTTAAATGCAGTGGAATCAGAGAAGCAAAAACTGCGTGCTCAGGTTCGCCGACTGTGCCAGGAAAATCAGTGGCTACGGGATGAACTGGCCAATACACAACAGAAACTACAGAAAAGTGAGCAATCCGTGGCTcaactggaggaagaaaagaagcatctaGAATTCATgaatcagttaaaaaaatatgacGATGATATTTCACCATCA GAGGATAAAGATACAGATTCCACCAAAGAGCCTTTGGATGACTTATTTCCCAATGATGAAGATGACCAAGGACAGGGAA TTCAACAGCAGCatagcagtgcagcagctgctgcccagcaagGAGGCTATGAGATTCCTGCAAGATTAAGGACCCTTCATAACCTTGTTATTCAGTATGCATCCCAAGGTAGATACGAGGTTGCTGTACCTCTTTGTAAACAAGCTCTTGAAGATCTGGAGAAGACTTCGGGTCACGACCATCCTGATGTTGCCACTATGTTGAACATACTTGCTTTGGTGTACAG agaCCAGAACAAATACAAAGACGCAGCAAATCTCCTGAATGATGCCTTGGCTATCCGTGAAAAGACTTTGGGCAAAGATCATCCAGCG GTGGCAGCAACTCTAAACAACCTTGCAGTTCTTTATGGTAAACGGGGAAAGTACAAAGAAGCTGAACCTTTGTGTAAGCGAGCTCTGGAAATCAGAGAAAAG gtcCTGGGGAAAGATCACCCTGATGTTGCCAAACAGTTAAATAACTTGGCTTTACTATGCCAGAACCAGGGTAAATATGAGGAGGTAGAATATTACTATCAGAGAGCACTGGAAATTTACCAAACTAAGCTGGGACCAGATGATCCAAAtgttgcaaaaacaaagaataacCTG GCATCCTGCTATCTAAAACAGGGCAAATTTAAGCAAGCGGAAACTTTGTACAAAGAGATTCTTACTCGTGCTCATGAACGGGAATTCGGCTCTGTAGATG ATGAAAATAAGCCTATTTGGATGCATGCggaagagagggaagagtgCAAA ggaaagcaaaaagatgGCACATCTTTTGGAGAATATGGTGGCTGGTACAAAGCTTGCAAAGTCGACAG tccaACAGTAACAACTACCTTAAAGAACCTTGGGGCACTTTACAGACGACAAGGCAAATTTGAAGCTGCTGAAACATTAGAAGAGGCAGCAATGAGATCTCGTAAACAG GGTCTTGACAATGTTCATAAACAGAGAGTTGCTGAAGTGCTCAATGACCCTGAGAGCATAGAAAAAAGGCGAAGCCGAGAAAGTCTCAATGTTGATGTGGTAAAATACGAGAGTGGTCCCGATGGAGGCGAGGAA GATGGCACTGGATCTTTAAAACGCAGTGGTTCCTTTAGCAAACTTCGAGCTTCCATTAGACGCAGCAGCGAGAAGCTGGTTAGAAAGCTGAAGGGAGGAAGTTCACGAGACAGTGAACCCAAGAATCCAGG CATGAAGCGTGCCAGTTCTCTGAATGTTCTTAACATGGGTGGCAAGGCTGCTGAAGATCACTTTCAA